The proteins below come from a single Hyperolius riggenbachi isolate aHypRig1 chromosome 8, aHypRig1.pri, whole genome shotgun sequence genomic window:
- the LOC137528030 gene encoding uncharacterized protein, protein MGQTGHSEASLQLAVGDVDPLSQSSVGTEMTVFKRSEGSGVHGSFAGVVAGMLMKCQESAAQVFGNMDLRQMPCWQQSWRCQSDTRKVPDANLSLENSEIPEIGKRLKHEIPESGKRLKHEIPEMGKRLKTEVPEIGKRLKELSEQSIVQIANVFLSQGGAFIMRSTVLMVILGCHFVLGERREDILMYNKGLMRMQGPSMLMFGDKGTNPFTPPSAWHRRTMQGRRKRALVPGESKFHGTRWVKGLKGQVCGQWEFNGSVNLLLNATLPESMHRSKGLLKGTLQYNGYMQKVECVIQGYLVLVMQSEMGPDWRGTSRRCQFSYQRDAGDHITLWSYQQRVPLKQPYTRKGWKAKGGWFSKQEVKIEIKPHFQVTKRVGRAVPGEGKPTQGTPFTPHGSQQGTILHSPYAAAYPHDNWVSEEVLLIERLQRVQSSRPQVHSVPQDIRGEVVQSGQLGTYFVSERLDKGRYNNFSGEGSFAWQLRDVWVNKWKRCNIPLGTATSLVPTSTRVLHQDLRGQPFLVLDGEVKQVELSSCGQFLQKYLRWPGQVKFSEEACRLNNAECEATIQKIHPEAQPIVPVAEGKVWFFNIRSNDTFKVYSHNCSDKGEFPRGTYCVSGDPIWILSSRFDDVVSQIVKRTLKVKVSRVVPVLKENPTWDKGEQGLIQDDHILLQRLNKQYTKLEVRFHHDTGDLNEVEHKNEQVSSSLPWWTKVPVMFQGHSDGASAVPKFFLHPLVVWMGMTTLGIIVQVRLRVKIT, encoded by the exons ATGGGTCAGACGGGACACTCCGAGGCCAGCTTGCAACTCGCTGTGGGAGATGTAGATCCACTGAGCCAGTCCAGTGTGGGGACGGAGATGACGGTGTTTAAACGCTCAGAAGGTTCCGGAGTCCATGGAAGTTTCGCAGGTGTAGTTGCGGGAATGCTGATGAAGTGCCAAGAATctgctgctcag gtgtttggcaatatggatttgagacagatgccgtgctggcagcaaagctggagatgtcagtcggatacgcgaaaggttccagatgccaatctaagcttggagaacagcgagattcctgagattggaaagagactaaaacacgagattcctgagagtggaaagagactaaaacacgagattcctgaaatgggaaagagactaaaaaccgaggttcctgagatcggaaaacgtctaaaagaactgtctgagcaaagcatagtgcaaattgctaatgtttttctttcccaaggtggtgcttttataatgaggagtaccgtgctgatggtgatcctaggttgccatttcgtcctaggagaacgaagagaggacattctcatgtataataaggggttaatgagaatgcaaggcccaagcatgttaatgtttggtgacaaaggtactaatcctttcacacctccctccgcttggcacagacggaccatgcagggacggaggaaaagagcacttgtgccaggagaaagcaaatttcatggcacaaggtgggtgaaaggtctgaagggtcaagtgtgcgggcagtgggaatttaatggcagtgtaaatctgctattgaatgccacactcccagaatcgatgcaccgatccaaaggtttgttaaaaggtacattgcagtacaatgggtacatgcaaaaggtggagtgtgtgattcaggggtaccttgtcttggttatgcagagtgagatgggtccagattggagaggaacgagcaggaggtgtcaattctcttaccagagagacgcaggggaccacatcacactctggagctaccaacagagagtgcctctgaaacaaccatacacacgtaaaggctggaaagccaagggtgggtggttctcgaaacaagaagtaaaaatcgagatcaagccacatttccaggtgacaaagagggtggggagagcggtcccgggggagggaaagcccacacagggaaccccattcacaccacacgggtcacaacaggggacgatattacacagtccatatgcagcagcttatcctcatgataattgggtaagtgaagaggtactcttaatcgaacgattgcagagagtacagtcttcccgacctcaggtacatagtgtgcctcaggacataaggggggaagtggtccaatcaggacagctggggacatattttgtcagcgagagattggacaaggggaggtataataatttttctggagaaggatcttttgcatggcagcttcgagatgtttgggtgaacaaatggaaacggtgcaacattcctttaggcaccgctacttccttagttcccacctcaacccgtgtcttacaccaggacctgagaggtcaaccttttttggtgctagatggggaggtgaagcaagtagagttgtcctcatgtgggcaattcttgcagaagtacctgcgttggccggggcaagtcaaatttagtgaagaagcctgcaggctcaataacgcagaatgcgaggctaccattcaaaagatccaccctgaagcccaaccgatagttccggtggctgaaggaaaggtttggttttttaacataaggtctaatgatacattcaaggtatattctcataattgttccgataagggggagtttccaaggggaacatattgtgtgagtggagatcccatatggatcctgtcatccaggtttgatgacgttgtttctcaaattgttaagagaactctaaaggtcaaagtttcacgggtagttcccgtcctgaaagagaacccgacatgggacaaaggggaacagggtttgatccaagacgaccacattttgttacaaaggttaaacaaacagtacactaagttagaggtaagatttcaccatgatacaggtgatcttaacgaggtagaacacaaaaatgagcaggtgagttccagtctgccctggtggacaaaggttccggtgatgttccagggacactcggacggggcatctgcagttccaaagttctttctacacccactggtcgtctggatggggatgacaactttaggcatcattgtccaggtgaggttgcgggttaaaattacgtaa